One Sphingomonas sp. KR3-1 DNA segment encodes these proteins:
- a CDS encoding acyl-CoA dehydrogenase — translation MDLNYTPAEQAFRAEVRQWLAAHVPSEPLADFDSTREGFEAHREWERTLHRGGWGMVTWPIEYGGRGLDLIRWLIFEEEYYRAGAPLRVNQNGIFLLGPTLIEYGTPEQKARFLPAMASGDEIWAQAWSEPGAGSDLAGVRATAVRDGDDYVLSGHKIWSSRAVHADWAFGLFREPGSERHKGLSLVFFPLDAPGVTVRPIARLDGKPVFAELFLDAVRVPVSNRLGEEGQGWSVCMSTAGFERGLMLRSPARFQVAAAKLVALYRGRADGVEPEVRARVLQAWMDADAYALSIYATASRLMAGGAIGPETSTNKIFWSELDLDLHRTALAILGAEAELTGAAPDAAADIGDWLDGYVFSLAGPIYAGANEIQRNIIAERMLGMPR, via the coding sequence ATGGACCTGAACTACACCCCCGCCGAACAGGCCTTCCGCGCCGAGGTCCGCCAATGGCTGGCCGCGCATGTGCCGTCCGAGCCGCTGGCCGATTTCGATTCCACGCGCGAAGGGTTCGAGGCGCACCGGGAATGGGAGCGCACGCTGCATCGGGGCGGCTGGGGCATGGTGACCTGGCCGATCGAATATGGCGGGCGCGGGCTCGACCTGATCCGCTGGCTGATCTTCGAGGAGGAATATTACCGCGCCGGCGCGCCGCTACGCGTCAACCAGAACGGCATATTCCTGCTCGGCCCCACGCTGATCGAATATGGCACGCCCGAGCAGAAGGCGCGCTTTCTGCCGGCAATGGCGTCGGGCGACGAGATCTGGGCGCAGGCCTGGTCCGAGCCGGGCGCGGGCAGCGATCTCGCCGGCGTGCGTGCGACGGCCGTGCGCGATGGCGACGACTATGTCCTGTCCGGCCACAAGATCTGGTCGTCGCGCGCGGTGCATGCCGATTGGGCGTTCGGCCTGTTCCGAGAGCCGGGCAGCGAGCGCCACAAGGGGCTGTCGCTGGTGTTTTTCCCGCTGGATGCGCCGGGCGTGACGGTGCGCCCGATTGCGCGGCTCGACGGCAAGCCGGTGTTCGCCGAGCTGTTCCTCGACGCGGTCCGTGTGCCCGTTTCCAACCGGCTGGGCGAGGAAGGGCAGGGCTGGTCGGTCTGCATGTCCACCGCAGGCTTCGAGCGCGGGCTGATGCTGCGCAGCCCGGCGCGCTTCCAGGTCGCGGCGGCGAAGCTGGTCGCGCTGTATCGCGGCCGCGCAGACGGCGTCGAGCCGGAGGTGCGCGCGCGCGTGCTCCAGGCGTGGATGGATGCCGACGCCTATGCGCTGTCGATCTACGCCACCGCGAGCCGGCTGATGGCGGGCGGTGCGATCGGGCCGGAGACGAGCACCAACAAGATATTCTGGTCCGAGCTCGATCTCGATCTCCACCGGACCGCGCTGGCGATCCTCGGTGCCGAGGCCGAGCTTACCGGCGCCGCGCCCGATGCCGCTGCCGATATCGGCGACTGGCTCGACGGCTATGTCTTCTCGCTGGCGGGCCCGATCTATGCGGGCGCGAACGAGATCCAGCGCAACATCATCGCCGAGCGCATGCTCGGCATGCCGAGGTAG
- a CDS encoding acyl-CoA dehydrogenase family protein, with protein MDFRLTDEQQMLAEMVGQMLAENCSGADLRRLLESGESRDAARWEQIVGLGLPGTMAPETAGGSGLGAVEMALIATACGYAALPEPLVEHAGVAIPLLVAAGADLGEALSGATIAVGHPINPFVVDADSATALLLADADALHLLPRDAVSLTRQASIDPFRRLFRVHWRPSAETRIGAGLWDKALDHGVLFAAAQLLGLAQRAVDLSVAYASERQQFGKPIGSFQAIKHHLATAQVKVEFARPVLLAAAASASPVRISHAKIAATAAAEAATHAAVQVHGAMGYSWEVDVHFLLKRSLALGQAWGTPGFHRARVAEHVLSAPLGADRTFGLGAIEEIRSEAA; from the coding sequence ATGGATTTCCGCCTCACCGACGAGCAGCAGATGCTGGCCGAGATGGTCGGCCAGATGCTGGCGGAGAACTGCTCGGGCGCGGACCTGCGCCGACTGCTGGAGAGCGGCGAGTCGCGCGATGCGGCGCGTTGGGAACAGATCGTCGGGCTGGGTTTACCCGGCACGATGGCGCCGGAGACCGCCGGCGGAAGCGGCCTGGGTGCAGTGGAGATGGCGCTAATCGCTACGGCCTGCGGCTATGCCGCGCTGCCCGAGCCGCTCGTCGAGCATGCCGGGGTAGCGATTCCGCTGCTCGTGGCGGCGGGTGCCGATCTGGGCGAGGCGCTCTCTGGCGCGACGATCGCGGTGGGGCATCCGATCAACCCGTTCGTTGTCGACGCCGATAGCGCGACGGCACTGCTGCTCGCGGATGCGGACGCGTTGCACCTCCTACCGCGCGATGCAGTCTCGCTGACTCGCCAGGCCAGCATCGATCCGTTCCGGCGCCTGTTCCGCGTGCATTGGCGCCCTTCGGCGGAGACGCGCATCGGTGCCGGACTGTGGGACAAGGCGCTCGACCATGGCGTGCTGTTCGCCGCGGCGCAGCTGCTGGGACTGGCCCAGCGCGCGGTCGATCTCTCGGTCGCCTATGCCAGCGAGCGCCAGCAGTTCGGCAAGCCGATCGGATCGTTCCAGGCGATCAAGCATCACCTCGCCACTGCGCAAGTGAAGGTCGAGTTCGCCCGTCCAGTGCTCCTCGCTGCCGCCGCGAGCGCATCGCCGGTGCGGATCAGCCACGCCAAGATCGCGGCCACCGCCGCGGCCGAGGCGGCGACGCATGCAGCGGTCCAGGTGCACGGGGCGATGGGCTATAGCTGGGAAGTCGACGTCCACTTCCTGCTCAAGCGCAGTCTCGCGCTCGGTCAGGCCTGGGGGACACCCGGCTTCCACCGCGCGCGCGTCGCCGAGCATGTCCTGTCCGCGCCGCTCGGCGCCGACCGGACCTTCGGCCTGGGGGCCATCGAGGAGATCCGTAGTGAAGCCGCTTGA